From a region of the Gemmatimonadales bacterium genome:
- a CDS encoding ABC transporter ATP-binding protein: MGQGRIRFDGVWKRFHRGPAYDSLRDLIPAILGKHVDPTAPLRADDFWAIQDVSFDVKPGQSLGIIGGNGAGKSTALKLLTGILQPTRGIAEVHGRVGALIEVSAGFHPDLTGRENVFLQGAIMGMPQDLIRRRFDEIVDFSGVAPFIDTPVKRYSSGMNARLGFSIAVHLEPDVLIVDEVLSVGDASFQQQAFDRIRRVVKSDIPVVIVSHQLDRIVELCTECILLSKGGVAARGRANEVVQRYLHGGDLEAVLSSPAVAGVRLTGLERPSRELVPSGNLVPFVVRGESEGPIPEWLSIFIEVTGSAASQQLYSAGVPIPPEVRSGSGPFVVPLEMQANLPAGQYRFGVNIWNEQAGVTTHGPAAFFEVVDATPFRGAVQMSLRPSSSLAESV, from the coding sequence ATGGGCCAGGGGCGAATCCGGTTCGACGGAGTCTGGAAGCGCTTCCACCGCGGTCCGGCGTACGACTCGCTCCGCGATCTCATTCCCGCGATTCTCGGCAAGCATGTCGATCCGACGGCGCCGCTCCGCGCCGACGATTTCTGGGCAATCCAGGACGTGTCGTTCGACGTCAAACCGGGACAGTCGCTGGGCATCATCGGCGGCAACGGCGCGGGCAAATCGACTGCGCTCAAGCTTCTCACCGGGATCCTCCAGCCAACCCGCGGGATCGCCGAGGTGCATGGACGGGTCGGCGCGCTGATCGAGGTCTCCGCCGGATTTCATCCCGACCTGACCGGCCGGGAGAATGTCTTCCTGCAGGGCGCGATCATGGGCATGCCGCAGGACCTGATTCGCCGCCGGTTCGACGAGATCGTCGATTTCTCTGGGGTGGCGCCGTTCATCGACACGCCGGTCAAGCGGTACTCCAGCGGGATGAACGCCCGGCTTGGCTTCTCGATCGCCGTGCACCTCGAGCCCGATGTGCTGATCGTCGACGAAGTGCTCTCCGTCGGCGATGCATCGTTCCAGCAGCAGGCGTTCGACCGGATTCGCCGCGTGGTGAAGAGCGACATCCCGGTCGTGATCGTGTCGCACCAGCTCGACCGGATTGTCGAGCTGTGCACCGAATGCATCCTGCTGTCGAAGGGGGGCGTGGCGGCGCGAGGACGCGCCAACGAGGTGGTGCAGCGCTACCTCCATGGTGGCGACCTCGAAGCAGTGCTGTCATCCCCCGCCGTCGCCGGCGTGCGCCTCACCGGTCTCGAACGGCCCAGCCGCGAGCTGGTGCCGTCGGGGAATCTCGTGCCGTTTGTCGTTCGCGGTGAATCGGAAGGGCCGATTCCCGAGTGGCTGAGCATCTTCATCGAAGTGACGGGAAGTGCTGCGAGCCAGCAGCTCTATTCCGCGGGCGTCCCGATTCCTCCCGAGGTTCGATCGGGGTCGGGACCATTTGTCGTGCCGCTCGAAATGCAGGCGAATCTTCCGGCGGGGCAGTACCGTTTCGGCGTCAACATCTGGAATGAACAGGCCGGTGTGACGACGCACGGGCCGGCGGCATTCTTCGAGGTGGTTGACGCCACGCCGTTCCGCGGCGCCGTACAGATGTCATTGCGACCATCCAGCAGTCTGGCCGAATCGGTGTGA
- a CDS encoding ABC transporter permease, translating into MTSMSAPDIAVSDRRFTLGAVWRDLLRSRELVTQLTLRDLRLRYKQAVFGVAWAILMPILLIGAGLVIRIAAFKHADPGTAPSLGGIAIKGWAWAFFAGGMNFATTSVLNNVQLVTKIYFPREILPVAAIITQVVDASVGAGVLLLLSPLLHFTLSWALLWLPVLIVLMIAFTLGLGFLFACANLFFRDVKYILQVILTFGMLFTPVLFTLASFGPKARLLLLCNPLSPILEGYEVVTVNGASLLSTLPAHDGGLPLWSPYYLLYSVLFIAVLLPWSVLIFRRSSTQFAEFY; encoded by the coding sequence ATGACCTCCATGTCCGCGCCCGACATCGCCGTTTCCGATCGCCGCTTCACCCTCGGCGCCGTATGGCGCGACCTGCTGCGATCGCGCGAACTCGTCACGCAGCTGACCCTCCGCGACCTGCGCCTGCGGTACAAGCAGGCGGTTTTCGGCGTGGCATGGGCGATCCTGATGCCGATCCTGCTGATCGGCGCCGGCCTCGTCATCCGCATCGCGGCGTTCAAGCATGCCGACCCCGGCACGGCGCCGTCCCTCGGCGGGATCGCGATCAAGGGATGGGCGTGGGCGTTTTTTGCCGGCGGGATGAATTTCGCCACGACCAGCGTGCTCAACAACGTGCAGCTCGTCACCAAGATCTACTTCCCGCGCGAGATCCTTCCGGTCGCCGCGATCATCACCCAGGTGGTCGATGCCTCGGTCGGCGCCGGGGTGCTGCTGCTCCTGTCGCCGTTGCTGCATTTCACGCTGTCGTGGGCGCTCCTGTGGCTTCCGGTGCTGATCGTGCTGATGATCGCCTTCACCCTCGGGCTCGGCTTTCTCTTCGCCTGCGCCAATCTCTTCTTCCGTGACGTGAAATACATCCTGCAGGTGATCCTGACGTTCGGCATGCTGTTCACCCCGGTGCTCTTCACGCTGGCGTCGTTCGGCCCGAAGGCGCGGCTGCTCCTCCTCTGCAACCCGCTCTCGCCGATTCTCGAGGGGTATGAGGTCGTCACCGTCAACGGCGCGAGCCTGCTCAGCACGCTGCCGGCGCACGATGGCGGTCTCCCGTTGTGGAGCCCGTACTATCTCCTCTATTCGGTGCTCTTCATCGCCGTGCTGCTGCCGTGGAGCGTGTTGATCTTCCGCCGTTCGTCGACGCAGTTCGCGGAGTTCTACTGA
- the tyrS gene encoding tyrosine--tRNA ligase — MNPPPNLLDTLRARGMVHDATPDLAGRLMQGPITGYAGFDPTADSLHVGSLIPVMGLAWLQRLGGKPLVVVGGGTGLIGDPSGKKSERQMLPDDVIRANAAAIQQQLSHFLDFAPGTAGAEMHNNADWLAPLRLLDFLRDTGKHFTINYMLQKESVQTRMDTGISFTEFSYMLIQAYDFAHLAGSAGCELQLGGSDQWGNITAGIELAARRDRRKVHGLVMPLLTTASGAKFGKTESGNIWLDPRRTSPYAFHQYWLQVDDADVERLLLFMTFLPVDEISAAVMAHHGDPGSRKAQRLLADDITTRIHGTDAVRRATAAARILFGSADLKDADADTVAMVVGEVPSQRLEGGALDGGMALADALQKAGLAASKSEARRGLGAGGFSVNGIVADDARVLTSGDLLPGGAILLRKGKRNWAALLTS, encoded by the coding sequence GTGAATCCTCCGCCGAATCTCCTCGACACGCTTCGCGCGCGCGGCATGGTCCACGACGCGACGCCCGATCTCGCCGGCCGCCTGATGCAGGGGCCGATTACCGGCTACGCCGGCTTCGATCCGACCGCTGATTCGCTCCATGTCGGCTCGCTCATTCCGGTGATGGGGCTGGCGTGGCTCCAGCGGCTCGGCGGCAAACCGCTGGTGGTGGTCGGCGGCGGGACCGGTCTGATCGGCGACCCGTCGGGGAAGAAGTCGGAGCGGCAGATGCTTCCCGACGATGTGATCCGGGCCAACGCGGCGGCGATCCAGCAGCAGCTCTCGCATTTCCTCGACTTCGCGCCGGGGACCGCCGGCGCGGAGATGCACAACAACGCTGACTGGCTGGCGCCGCTCCGCCTGCTCGATTTCCTGCGCGACACCGGGAAGCATTTCACCATCAATTACATGCTGCAGAAGGAATCGGTGCAGACGAGGATGGATACCGGCATCTCGTTCACCGAATTCTCCTACATGCTGATCCAGGCGTACGACTTCGCCCATCTCGCCGGTTCGGCGGGATGCGAGCTGCAGTTGGGCGGGAGCGATCAGTGGGGAAATATCACCGCCGGGATCGAACTGGCGGCGCGCCGCGACCGGCGCAAGGTTCACGGCCTCGTGATGCCGCTCCTGACCACGGCATCGGGCGCGAAATTCGGCAAGACCGAATCGGGGAATATCTGGCTCGATCCCCGGCGTACCTCGCCGTACGCATTCCATCAGTACTGGCTGCAGGTTGATGACGCCGACGTCGAGCGGCTGCTGTTGTTCATGACCTTCCTGCCGGTCGACGAGATCTCCGCCGCGGTCATGGCGCATCACGGAGATCCGGGATCGCGGAAGGCGCAGCGCCTTCTCGCCGACGACATCACGACGAGGATTCACGGTACCGACGCCGTGCGCCGCGCCACCGCGGCCGCGCGAATACTCTTCGGATCGGCGGATCTCAAGGACGCCGACGCCGATACCGTCGCGATGGTGGTTGGAGAGGTGCCGAGCCAGCGACTCGAGGGAGGCGCCCTCGACGGAGGGATGGCACTGGCCGATGCTTTGCAGAAAGCCGGTCTCGCGGCGTCGAAGAGCGAAGCACGACGCGGATTGGGCGCCGGCGGCTTTTCGGTCAATGGCATTGTTGCAGATGATGCGCGCGTTCTCACATCGGGCGATCTGCTCCCAGGCGGCGCCATTCTCCTGCGCAAGGGGAAGAGAAACTGGGCGGCGCTCCTGACATCCTGA
- a CDS encoding glycosyltransferase — protein sequence MDFTVAICTHDRAAALDVTLGTLSHLSAPGITYEILLVDNASTDETPAVAAQWRDRGLPLRVVSESTLGLSSARNRAIEEAIGSYILFLDDDVSVGPGLLAAYHRTAGEFPDAPFMGGPIVPVFEGEATPLARAILEAKPGAYSALNLGESPQFLEPTAGPWGANCCIRRACIGAERFDQRLCYVGRGGIVGDEVEFLTRIAQRCGPGRWVPDASLQHRIPVSRATWSFLERHARGSGRTQMRHEMLHEGHQQVSLRTVLQYERRFLSHWMDNRRGSAGLADQVRLRYSVWKERGRADEARDMWLGRSPIANQRAPRP from the coding sequence GTGGACTTTACGGTCGCGATCTGCACGCACGATCGGGCGGCGGCCCTCGACGTCACGCTGGGAACGCTGTCCCACCTGTCGGCACCGGGGATTACCTATGAAATCCTTCTCGTCGACAACGCCTCGACCGACGAGACACCGGCCGTGGCGGCACAGTGGCGTGACCGCGGCCTCCCGCTCCGCGTGGTAAGCGAAAGCACGCTGGGCCTTTCCAGCGCGCGCAATCGCGCCATCGAAGAAGCCATCGGCAGCTATATCCTCTTTCTTGACGACGACGTGAGCGTCGGTCCCGGGCTCCTGGCTGCATACCATCGCACCGCCGGCGAATTTCCGGATGCTCCGTTCATGGGCGGACCGATCGTGCCGGTATTTGAGGGTGAAGCGACGCCGCTGGCACGCGCGATTCTCGAGGCGAAGCCAGGCGCCTACAGCGCACTCAACCTTGGAGAGAGCCCGCAGTTCCTCGAGCCCACAGCCGGTCCCTGGGGCGCCAACTGCTGCATTCGCAGGGCATGCATCGGCGCCGAACGATTCGATCAGCGGTTGTGCTACGTTGGCCGCGGCGGAATCGTCGGCGATGAGGTCGAGTTCCTGACCCGGATCGCCCAGCGTTGCGGGCCGGGGCGCTGGGTTCCCGACGCCTCCCTCCAACATCGGATTCCGGTGTCGCGAGCGACATGGAGTTTTCTCGAGCGCCATGCCCGCGGCTCGGGGCGGACGCAGATGCGGCATGAGATGCTGCACGAAGGCCACCAACAGGTTTCGCTCCGAACGGTGCTCCAGTACGAACGGCGATTCCTCTCGCACTGGATGGACAATCGGCGCGGCTCGGCGGGACTCGCCGACCAGGTGCGATTGCGGTATTCCGTCTGGAAGGAGCGCGGACGGGCCGATGAAGCGCGCGACATGTGGCTCGGCCGCTCGCCCATTGCCAACCAACGCGCACCTCGCCCGTGA
- a CDS encoding PBP1A family penicillin-binding protein — MAGPSSPRFARTRAYWRDPHNRRRVGIGILACIAFFAMALVGLWTRACANDQCSIAGLTGYDPAQASKVYAADGRQIADFGLFKRTVVPLKEMSPAVPAAFLAVEDKRFYQHHGVDWVRFFGALKHMVFRASLRQGFSTITMQLAGNLLPEEINRQKTGVRGIPRKIREIRVAGEIEKKYTKSQILEMYLNQINLGNGAYGVEAAASRYFGKSARNLNVAEAATLAALPKAPDTYNPRKHPRNAVFRRNLVIDLMAEAGNLTGQEAEAWKNYPLTLSSRSDYQSVAEYFVEYVRQIMQAKFGGDLYKDGFRIYTTLDLDAQQAAVDALESQLEKIESNGITGVGKFRHQTYRQYIDRKSEDDADHDSTRYLQGGALVLEAKTGHILAMVGGRDFADSKFNRMTQAFRQPGSSFKPVVYSAAVQSGVSLSDSEPDAPITVSMPFGQPPWEPKNYEGTFSDSMMTIRHGLEESKNSIAVRVGLKVGVEGVIAEARKFGITAPIDPAPSIFIGTPSVRPIEMIAAYTTFANLGTRTVPNAILRVEDKNGKIIWQPETQSFPVLNPADAYAMNQALVGVIRNGTANGAVYRAGFTLPAGGKTGTTSDYHDVWFIGFTHDLVAGVWMGFDAPQPIMGNAQGGKLAAPAWTQMMLDIYQRRKEPSDWAPLADAGDSLVAVEIDKSNGLRATPFCPANLRVVRYYARGTEPKEFCPIHSPFRPGGGGN, encoded by the coding sequence ATGGCAGGCCCCTCCTCTCCGCGGTTTGCCCGAACCCGGGCGTACTGGCGCGACCCGCACAATCGACGGCGCGTTGGGATCGGCATCCTGGCATGCATCGCGTTTTTCGCGATGGCGCTGGTGGGGCTCTGGACCCGTGCCTGCGCCAACGATCAATGCTCGATCGCCGGCCTCACCGGCTACGATCCCGCGCAGGCGTCGAAGGTCTACGCGGCCGATGGCCGCCAGATCGCCGATTTCGGGCTCTTCAAGCGGACGGTCGTTCCGCTCAAGGAGATGTCGCCCGCGGTGCCGGCGGCGTTCCTCGCCGTCGAGGACAAGCGCTTCTACCAGCACCACGGCGTCGACTGGGTCCGCTTCTTCGGCGCGCTCAAGCACATGGTCTTCCGTGCGTCGTTGCGGCAGGGCTTCTCGACCATCACCATGCAGCTCGCCGGCAACCTCCTCCCCGAGGAGATCAACCGGCAGAAGACCGGCGTCCGCGGCATCCCGCGCAAGATTCGCGAAATCCGCGTCGCCGGCGAGATCGAGAAGAAGTACACCAAGAGCCAGATCCTCGAGATGTATCTCAACCAGATCAATCTCGGGAACGGCGCGTACGGCGTGGAGGCCGCCGCATCCCGGTACTTCGGGAAATCGGCCCGCAATCTCAACGTCGCCGAGGCGGCGACGCTCGCGGCACTCCCCAAGGCGCCCGACACCTACAATCCGCGAAAACACCCGCGCAACGCCGTCTTTCGCCGCAACCTGGTGATCGACCTGATGGCAGAGGCCGGCAACCTGACCGGGCAGGAAGCGGAGGCGTGGAAGAACTATCCGCTCACCCTCTCGTCGCGAAGTGATTATCAGAGCGTCGCCGAATATTTCGTGGAGTACGTGCGCCAGATCATGCAGGCAAAGTTCGGCGGCGATCTCTACAAGGACGGCTTCCGCATCTACACCACGCTCGATCTCGACGCCCAGCAGGCCGCGGTCGATGCGCTGGAGTCGCAGCTCGAGAAGATCGAATCGAACGGCATCACCGGTGTCGGCAAGTTCCGGCACCAGACCTACCGCCAGTATATCGACCGGAAATCCGAAGACGACGCCGATCACGATTCGACGCGCTACCTGCAGGGCGGCGCGCTCGTCCTCGAAGCCAAGACCGGCCACATCCTCGCCATGGTCGGCGGACGCGACTTCGCCGATTCGAAATTCAACCGGATGACCCAGGCATTCCGGCAGCCGGGCTCGAGCTTCAAGCCGGTCGTCTACAGCGCTGCCGTGCAGTCGGGCGTGTCGCTCAGCGATTCGGAGCCCGACGCGCCGATCACCGTCAGCATGCCGTTCGGACAACCGCCATGGGAGCCGAAGAACTACGAGGGAACGTTCAGCGATTCGATGATGACGATTCGCCACGGACTGGAAGAGTCGAAGAACAGCATCGCCGTACGCGTCGGATTGAAGGTCGGCGTCGAGGGGGTGATCGCCGAGGCACGCAAGTTCGGGATCACCGCACCGATCGACCCCGCACCGTCGATCTTCATCGGCACGCCGTCGGTCCGGCCGATCGAAATGATTGCCGCCTACACGACCTTCGCCAACCTCGGCACCCGCACCGTTCCCAACGCGATCCTTCGCGTCGAGGACAAGAACGGGAAGATCATCTGGCAACCGGAGACGCAGAGCTTTCCGGTGCTCAATCCCGCCGACGCGTACGCGATGAACCAGGCGCTCGTCGGCGTGATCCGCAACGGCACGGCGAACGGCGCGGTCTACCGAGCCGGGTTCACCCTCCCCGCGGGCGGCAAGACCGGCACCACCAGCGACTATCACGACGTCTGGTTCATCGGCTTCACCCACGATCTTGTTGCCGGCGTCTGGATGGGATTCGACGCGCCGCAACCGATCATGGGAAATGCGCAGGGCGGCAAGCTCGCCGCGCCGGCGTGGACGCAGATGATGCTCGACATCTATCAGCGCCGGAAGGAACCGAGTGACTGGGCGCCGCTCGCCGACGCCGGCGATTCGCTCGTCGCCGTCGAGATCGACAAGTCGAACGGGCTGCGCGCCACACCGTTCTGTCCCGCCAACCTGCGCGTGGTGCGATACTACGCACGCGGCACCGAACCGAAGGAGTTCTGCCCCATCCACTCGCCGTTCCGGCCAGGTGGAGGCGGCAACTGA
- a CDS encoding amidohydrolase family protein, with product MRLAAPWILPVDAEPIANGAVLIDERGRIAAIGPDHAVPRPPDALSEDQDGVALIPGLVNTHTHLELTGFAGMAEETDFWLWIKKIIALKATRTEEDFFHAAEQGIRACWTAGVTTICDMGNTGSVIEALHALGASGVAHHEAFDMHVDETATVMRRFSHDLDRLARHSTGRVILGVSPHAPYTVSGPLYAAVSDLARSHGVPIGVHVAEPADESALLHDFTGIFADALRARGVTRLSDSPVSPIGWLEANGVLGPRTLCAHAIHTDEADTRIMVARGVAIAHCPRSNRRHHHADAPVARYADRGLRIGIGTDSEVSVAPLDLLAEGRQAQILAGWSAEDTLRALTLGGAEALGLQRECGSLTVGKWADIAAVTVTGQQPPVPAVLASAPTDVVATWLGGRRVR from the coding sequence TTGCGGCTGGCGGCGCCGTGGATTCTCCCGGTTGACGCCGAACCGATCGCGAACGGAGCCGTACTGATCGACGAACGCGGCCGGATCGCGGCGATCGGTCCCGATCACGCCGTGCCGCGACCACCCGACGCCCTCAGCGAAGATCAGGACGGCGTCGCCCTCATCCCGGGCCTGGTCAACACCCACACACACCTCGAGCTCACCGGCTTCGCAGGAATGGCCGAGGAGACCGATTTCTGGCTCTGGATCAAGAAGATCATCGCCCTCAAGGCGACGCGCACCGAGGAAGACTTCTTCCACGCGGCCGAGCAGGGGATCCGCGCCTGCTGGACCGCCGGCGTGACGACGATCTGCGACATGGGAAACACCGGGTCGGTGATCGAGGCGCTGCATGCGCTCGGCGCGAGCGGCGTCGCGCACCACGAAGCGTTCGACATGCACGTCGACGAGACCGCGACCGTGATGCGACGCTTCTCGCACGATCTCGATCGTCTCGCACGACACTCCACCGGCCGCGTGATCCTCGGGGTGTCGCCGCACGCGCCCTACACAGTGAGCGGGCCGCTCTACGCGGCGGTCAGCGACCTTGCCCGGAGCCACGGTGTTCCGATCGGCGTGCACGTCGCCGAACCGGCCGACGAGAGCGCGCTGCTGCACGACTTCACCGGAATATTCGCAGACGCACTTCGCGCGCGCGGGGTAACGCGGCTGAGCGACAGTCCGGTCTCGCCGATCGGGTGGCTCGAAGCGAACGGCGTGCTCGGCCCGCGCACACTCTGCGCCCACGCGATCCATACCGACGAGGCAGACACCAGGATCATGGTCGCGCGAGGTGTCGCCATCGCGCACTGCCCGCGGAGTAATCGGCGCCACCACCATGCCGACGCGCCGGTGGCGCGGTACGCAGATCGGGGACTCCGGATCGGGATCGGAACCGACTCCGAGGTGAGCGTCGCCCCGCTCGATCTCCTCGCCGAGGGGCGCCAGGCGCAAATCCTCGCCGGGTGGTCGGCCGAGGATACCCTCCGCGCCCTGACGCTGGGCGGCGCCGAGGCGCTCGGCCTCCAGCGCGAGTGCGGGTCGCTGACGGTGGGGAAATGGGCCGACATCGCAGCAGTCACCGTCACCGGCCAGCAACCGCCGGTCCCGGCGGTCCTCGCCTCCGCTCCCACTGACGTCGTCGCGACCTGGCTCGGGGGCCGGCGGGTCCGCTGA
- a CDS encoding HNH endonuclease: MQLPRPAIIRLVRFVHVPRRFRRQVTNTFLFARDSYTCQYCGRVQHQLKLRECLTRDHVIPQSRGGSNEWTNVVTACSSCNTRKGSRLPDEIGMHPVRPPMEPHFVHLSWAIRRLSAPQLKYIRIFYGDHALAAIRSS; this comes from the coding sequence ATGCAACTCCCTCGGCCCGCAATCATCCGCCTCGTCCGCTTCGTGCATGTTCCCCGCCGCTTCCGTCGCCAGGTCACCAACACCTTCCTCTTTGCCCGCGACTCCTACACCTGCCAGTACTGCGGCCGGGTGCAGCACCAGCTCAAGCTGCGCGAGTGCCTCACGCGCGATCATGTGATTCCGCAGTCACGCGGCGGGAGCAACGAGTGGACCAACGTCGTGACCGCGTGTTCGTCGTGCAATACCCGCAAGGGGAGCCGGCTGCCGGATGAAATCGGCATGCACCCCGTCCGGCCGCCGATGGAACCGCATTTTGTCCATCTATCGTGGGCGATCCGCCGACTCTCGGCGCCGCAGCTCAAATACATCCGCATCTTCTACGGCGATCACGCACTGGCCGCGATCCGCTCGTCCTGA
- a CDS encoding polymer-forming cytoskeletal protein: MIRQLWRTAMAALVWSGAAALFAPGHAQAQNPRTLDIGGPPGDSTAHRCYTDSTLTAALLAFNGHAAVHVFGGTSVIQPADTIQGSYGVFAGSLRVDGAIRGSLIVFNGDVRLTATGRVSGDVTVLGGQLTVDPGGRIDGRSFTCSDPVSLDRYSDGTLVVRPASHPVMQLANDLTANVNGVLLSPYLGFGQYNRVEALPLQMGGNARWNAGGDDTARVQAYAVIRTARDPSASRPTVGWHARGSWMHPGPLPFTVGVEGGQTVASTADQPASPLESGISALVLRRDYADWYVRRGGSLFANLHPNPELTVGARYEVARQTTALAVNALSLLRADETWRPNPLIDDGKYHIASVTLDWDAENEMNHPVFTWRAAVTLRRVTSNDLTPVSLPTSIRDAMPISDYGETDGDFDLHGSLRLTPDQRLNIRMLGGGHLGGDPLTIQDRLAVGGIEPLPGYDFRAVNCDRRRKPDPATPALCDRDVAIQLEYRRTLPIDLRTRVGGYELGIRHPELVLFTDAGSAWLAGDSTGRVPSNRIQAIREWKSDVGIGIATKWATLLVARSLADALPVRVVLLFSSHR, from the coding sequence ATGATCCGACAACTCTGGCGTACGGCGATGGCCGCCCTGGTCTGGAGCGGCGCGGCGGCTCTATTCGCGCCGGGACACGCCCAGGCGCAGAATCCGAGGACGCTCGACATCGGCGGACCTCCCGGCGATTCAACGGCTCATCGGTGCTACACCGACTCGACCCTCACCGCGGCGCTGCTTGCTTTCAACGGCCACGCCGCGGTCCACGTTTTCGGCGGCACGTCGGTGATCCAGCCGGCCGACACGATCCAGGGGAGCTACGGCGTCTTCGCCGGATCGCTGCGCGTGGATGGCGCGATTCGCGGGTCGCTGATCGTCTTCAACGGCGATGTCCGGTTGACGGCGACCGGCAGGGTCTCGGGTGACGTGACGGTCCTTGGCGGTCAGCTGACGGTCGATCCGGGCGGCAGGATCGACGGGCGTTCGTTCACCTGCAGCGATCCCGTGTCGCTCGATCGCTATTCCGACGGCACCCTCGTGGTGCGGCCGGCATCGCATCCGGTCATGCAACTCGCCAACGACCTGACCGCGAACGTCAACGGCGTGCTGCTCTCGCCGTATCTCGGATTCGGCCAGTACAATCGTGTCGAGGCACTGCCGCTGCAGATGGGCGGCAACGCGCGGTGGAATGCCGGTGGGGACGACACGGCGCGGGTACAGGCGTATGCCGTGATCCGCACCGCGCGCGACCCGAGTGCGTCGCGACCCACGGTCGGGTGGCATGCCCGAGGGAGCTGGATGCATCCCGGTCCGCTGCCGTTCACGGTGGGCGTCGAAGGGGGCCAGACGGTCGCAAGTACCGCGGACCAGCCGGCGTCGCCGCTCGAATCGGGGATCAGCGCGCTGGTCCTGCGCCGCGACTACGCTGACTGGTATGTCCGTCGCGGCGGAAGCCTCTTCGCCAATCTCCATCCGAATCCGGAACTCACCGTCGGCGCGCGATACGAGGTCGCGCGGCAGACGACGGCGCTCGCCGTCAACGCGCTCTCGCTGCTGCGTGCCGACGAGACGTGGCGACCAAATCCGCTGATCGACGATGGCAAGTACCATATCGCGTCGGTGACGCTGGACTGGGACGCCGAAAACGAGATGAACCACCCGGTCTTCACCTGGCGCGCAGCCGTCACCCTTCGGCGCGTGACGAGCAACGACCTGACGCCTGTGTCGCTGCCGACGTCGATCCGCGATGCGATGCCGATCTCCGATTATGGCGAGACCGACGGTGATTTCGATCTCCACGGGTCGCTGCGGCTGACGCCGGACCAGCGGCTCAACATCCGGATGCTTGGCGGCGGGCATCTTGGCGGCGACCCGCTCACCATCCAGGATCGCCTCGCCGTGGGCGGGATCGAGCCGCTCCCGGGGTACGACTTCCGGGCGGTGAACTGCGACCGGCGCCGCAAGCCCGACCCCGCGACGCCGGCGCTGTGCGATCGTGATGTCGCGATCCAGCTCGAATACCGGCGCACGCTGCCGATCGACCTGCGCACCCGTGTGGGCGGCTACGAACTCGGCATCCGGCATCCGGAGCTGGTGCTCTTCACCGATGCGGGAAGTGCGTGGCTCGCGGGAGACAGCACCGGTCGCGTGCCGTCCAACCGGATTCAGGCGATCCGGGAATGGAAATCGGACGTGGGAATCGGCATTGCGACGAAATGGGCGACGCTGCTCGTTGCCCGCTCGCTGGCCGACGCCCTGCCGGTCCGGGTGGTCCTGCTCTTCTCCTCGCACCGCTAG